The Scyliorhinus torazame isolate Kashiwa2021f chromosome 10, sScyTor2.1, whole genome shotgun sequence genome contains a region encoding:
- the igf2b gene encoding insulin-like growth factor II, translating into MEPKCPALCPTCADSDCSDNSVKDKKMSPCRQLLFISIAFTMYFIDGVTAAETLCGGELVDTLQFVCGERGFYFSRATGRSNSRRQNRGIVEECCFRSCDLGLLELYCAKPVKKERDLSGTPFNLLPSANKESFRKPMVAKYSKYDFWQKRSAQRLRRGIPSSFTAQRLRRQAEEVQTLQYVKTHKPLLTLPVKPPLQVRASSKKYFSQEW; encoded by the exons ATGGAACCCAAATGCCCAGCTCTCTGCCCGACCTGTGCAGACTCAGACTGCAGCGACAACTCCGTTAAG gacaaaaaaatgTCCCCTTGCAGGCAACTGCTATTCATTTCCATCGCTTTCACAATGTACTTTATAGATGGAGTGACTGCAGCTGAAACTCTATGTGGTGGTGAGCTGGTGGACACTCTACAGTTTGTCTGCGGTGAAAGAGGATTTTACTTCA GTAGAGCAACTGGACGATCCAATAGCCGGAGACAGAACAGAGGAATAGTAGAAGAATGTTGCTTTCGCAGTTGTGATTTGGGCCTTCTCGAACTCTACTGTGCAAAACCTGTCAAGAAAGAGCGTGATCTCTCCGGAACACCCTTTAACCTTTTACCATCAGCAAATAAG GAAAGCTTTCGGAAGCCTATGGTTGCCAAGTATTCAAAATATGACTTCTGGCAAAAGAGGTCTGCCCAACGCCTGCGAAGAGGCATTCCCTCAAGTTTCACGGCCCAAAGGCTCAGGAGGCAAGCTGAGGAAGTCCAGACCTTACAGTATGTCAAAACGCACAAGCCACTTCTGACTCTCCCTGTCAAGCCACCCCTCCAGGTCCGAGCGTCATCAAAGAAATACTTCAGTCAAGAATGGTGA